From a region of the Solanum stenotomum isolate F172 chromosome 2, ASM1918654v1, whole genome shotgun sequence genome:
- the LOC125855493 gene encoding low affinity sulfate transporter 3-like, protein MGSLANESFNIELQQLDASTDTARNQRTQWLLTSPNPPSFFHQLISSVKKNVDKTKKQSRNGVFFSFLKGLFPILSWGRNYKGTKFKHDVMAGLTLASLCIPQSIGYANLAKLDPQYGLYTSVVPPLIYAVMGSSREIAIGPVAVVSLLISALVSKIIDPAIDHIAYRNLVFTATFFTGAFQAVFGLFRLGFLVDFLSHAAIVGFMGGAAIVIGLQQLKGLLGINHFTTKTDVVSVLEAVYKSLHNEPWFPLNFVLGCSFLIFILMTRFIGKRNKKLFWLPAIAPLLSVVLSTLIVYLTKADQHGVKIVKHFKGGINPSSLHQLQFNSPHIGEIAKIGLICAIVALTEAIAVGRSFASMKGYHLDGNKEMVAMGCMNLVGSLTSCYTATGSFSRTAVNFSAGCETVVSNIVMAITVLISLELLTKLLYYTPLAILASIIISALPGLIDISEAFHIWKVDKTDFIICIAAFLGVLFGSVEIGLIIAVGISFGKIILGTIRPSVELQGRLPGTGTFCDITQFPVATETQGILIIRVNNASLCFANANFIRGRILSTVTSRSEEQSKGKISILVLDMSSVMSIDTSGIVALEELHRELVSQGIQLALANPRWKVINKLKVAKFVDELGKRWIFLSVGDAVDACLNSKMGDLSTINC, encoded by the exons atgggTTCACTAGCCAATGAGAGTTTCAACATTGAGCTACAACAGCTTGATGCATCTACTGATACTGCAAGGAATCAGAGAACTCAATGGCTCCTTACTTCTCCTAATCCACCAAGTTTTTTCCATCAACTCATTAGTTctgttaaaaaaaatgttgacaaaaccaaaaaacaatcaagaaatggagttttcttttcattcttgaaaGGCTTATTTCCAATCCTTAGCTGGGGAAGAAATTATAAAGGTACAAAGTTTAAGCATGACGTAATGGCTGGCTTAACTCTTGCTAGTCTCTGCATACCTCAG AGTATTGGATATGCTAATCTTGCGAAACTTGATCCTCAATATGGCTTAT ACACTAGTGTTGTTCCACCACTGATATATGCTGTGATGGGAAGTTCCCGAGAGATCGCTATTGGCCCTGTTGCTGTTGTATCACTTCTGATTTCTGCACTGGTTTCCAAAATTATAGACCCTGCCATTGATCATATCGCTTATAGGAATCTTGTTTTCACTGCCACATTCTTCACTGGTGCATTTCAGGCAGTTTTTGGACTATTCAG GTTGGGATTTCTAGTGGATTTTCTATCACATGCTGCCATAGTTGGATTCATGGGAGGTGCAGCCATTGTTATAGGCCTTCAACAATTAAAGGGTTTGCTAGGAATTAACCATTTTACTACCAAGACTGATGTGGTGTCTGTGTTGGAAGCTGTTTATAAATCACTTCATAATGAGCCA TGGTTTCCATTGAATTTTGTACTTGGCTGTTCCTTCCTCATCTTCATCCTAATGACAAGGTTCATT GGGAAAAGGAACAAGAAACTGTTCTGGCTACCAGCAATTGCTCCTCTTTTATCAGTTGTACTATCCACTTTGATAGTTTATCTAACAAAAGCTGATCAACATGGAGTCAAGATTGTAAAACACTTCAAAGGGGGTATCAATCCAAGTTCACTTCATCAATTACAGTTCAACAGTCCACACATTGGAGAAATCGCGAAAATTGGACTTATTTGTGCTATCGTCGCTCTCACT GAGGCGATTGCCGTTGGTCGATCTTTCGCTTCAATGAAAGGCTATCATCTTGATGGTAACAAAGAAATGGTAGCCATGGGATGTATGAACCTTGTAGGATCTTTAACTTCTTGCTACACAGCAACTG GTTCATTTTCGAGAACAGCAGTGAATTTCAGTGCTGGATGTGAAACTGTTGTGTCAAACATAGTTATGGCAATAACAGTTCTGATATCACTTGAGTTGTTAACAAAGCTATTATACTATACTCCACTGGCAATACTGGCATCAATTATCATATCAGCTCTACCAGGATTAATTGACATTAGTGAAGCATTTCACATTTGGAAAGTGGACAAGACAGATTTTATCATTTGCATTGCTGCTTTCTTGGGAGTACTCTTTGGCTCTGTCGAAATTGGTCTTATAATAGCG GTTGGAATTTCATTTGGTAAAATAATACTTGGTACCATCAGACCAAGTGTAGAACTCCAAGGCAGACTACCTGGAACAGGCACTTTTTGTGACATTACTCAATTTCCAGTGGCCACTGAAACTCAAGGAATTTTGATTATTAGAGTGAACAATGCTTCACTATGCTTTGCAAATGCTAATTTCATAAGAGGAag GATATTGAGCACAGTGACAAGTAGAAGTGAAGAGCAGTCCAAGGGAAAGATTAGTATTTTAGTGCTAGACATGTCAA GTGTAATGAGCATTGATACATCAGGAATTGTTGCATTGGAGGAGTTGCACAGAGAATTGGTATCACAAGGCATACAA TTAGCTCTAGCAAATCCAAGGTGGAAAGTAATCAACAAGTTGAAGGTAGCAAAATTTGTAGATGAACTTGGAAAAAGGTGGATTTTCCTGAGTGTTGGGGATGCTGTAGATGCCTGTTTGAATTCCAAAATGGGTGATCTTAGCACTATCAATTGTTGA